One stretch of Apis cerana isolate GH-2021 linkage group LG8, AcerK_1.0, whole genome shotgun sequence DNA includes these proteins:
- the LOC107996571 gene encoding rabenosyn-5, translating to MATNEEVLEGFICPICMTDFKTPNQLTKHFEDFHNDDPEILKSLKDLFGKAKKKILKQDEISDSFTNNIPSTTRQYSPEFNWGSQEIGVITSHTKYFKEIRNTRMERYSTETNKLLIRLDKLLNNLPSDPVDRKVHERTIVPWVDEKDVKLCPTCAKSFHVARRKHHCRLCGAVMCHNCTIFLSLQDARKMTSPVSVQDDSAVSPTSERPISERIVRAGIGLTKLARSPSSGSLNSVLSLVNDSAGSEQQFRICTHCANLLDAREKQKAKHFDKPIVCQFYEKMRTYMEEASQHVKMYNKIWESLNEGESTYNLEDAQALRIKIAKLGESIDLISKRISVLGTRCVENPPQDQELRLHHMVRVSAVIFLKEELLTVQVLPSKEKYAELQKERQKRLEARIAYERQLEEEQREKSKEQRKKETWNLEIRPIVKENQPNIVLNQSQGWGPSSVTPIMPSSMDPIIEQMSNLRAYIKQAKADCRYDEVATLESNLKELQSAYFTMKQSNNSDG from the exons atggcAACCAACGAAGAAGTATTAGAAGGATTTATTTGTCCAATATGTATGACAGATTTCAAAACACCTAATCAATTAACAAAacattttgaagattttcatAATGATGAtcctgaaattttaaaatcgcttaaag ATCTTTTTGGCAaagcgaagaagaaaattctaaaacaaGATGAAATATCAGattcttttacaaataatataccaTCAACTACTAGACAGTATAGTCCAGAATTTAATTGGGGATCTCAAGAGATAG gtGTAATCACATcacatacaaaatattttaaagaaataagaaatactaGAATGGAGCGATATTCTACAGAAACAAATAAACTTCTTATAAGactagataaattattaaacaatttaccaTCTGATCCAGTTGATAGAAAAg ttCATGAACGCACTATTGTGCCATGGGTAGATGAAAAAGATGTAAAATTATGCCCTACTTGTGCAAAAAGCTTTCATGTTGCAAGAAGAAAACATCATTGTAGACTTTGTGGAGCTGTTATGTGTcataattgtacaatatttttatcattacaagATGCAA gaaaaatgaCAAGCCCTGTATCTGTACAAGATGATTCAGCAGTATCTCCTACTTCTGAACGACCAATTTCGGAACGTATAGTACGCGCGGGAATCGGTCTTACAAAATTAGCTAGGTCACCATCCAGTGGTAGTTTAAATAGTGTATTATCGTTGGTTAACGATTCAGCAGGCAGCGAGCAGCAATTTAGAATTTGTACACATTGTGCAAATCTACTTGATGcaagagaaaaacaaaaagcaaAGCATTTTGATAAACCAATAGTATgtcaattttacgaaaaaatgaGAACATATATGGAAGAAGCTTCGCAACATGTAAAAATGTACAACAAAATATGGGAATCCTTAAA TGAGGGGGAATctacatataatttagaagATGCACAAGCTTTAAGAATTAAGATTGCAAAATTAGGCGAGAGTATAGATTTAATTAGCAAAAGAATTTCAGTACTTGGAACGAGATGTGTGGAAAACCCTCCACAAGATCAAGAACTTCGATTACATCATATGGTTAGAGTATCagcagtaatttttttaaaagaagaattattgaCTGTGCAAGTATTACCTTCAAAAGAGAAATATGCGGAGTTACAAAAGGAACGACAAAAACGTTTAGAAGCTAGAATTGCATATGAAAGACAATTGGAAGAAgaacaaagagaaaaatccAAAGAACaacgtaaaaaagaaacatggaATCTTGAAATTCGACCAATTGTGAAAGAAAATCAG CCGAATATAGTACTAAATCAATCACAAGGATGGGGTCCTTCTAGTGTTACTCCTATAATGCCTTCTTCTATGGATCCAATAATTGAGCAAATGAGTAATTTACGTGCTTATATTAAGCAAGCTAAAGCTGATTGCAGATATGATGAGGTTGCAACATTAGAAAGCAATCTCAAAGAACTTCAGAGCGCTTATTTCACAATGAAGCAAAGTAATAATAGCGATGGATAA
- the LOC107996617 gene encoding ADP-ribosylhydrolase ARH3-like isoform X1 — protein MAKMDLSLLKSKFRGSMLGALIGDCIGSPYDNEGQLTHGSKLVLQKSFDKLEGPIFKAPVMQFTDDSAMTYSVAKSLIEQKELDIIDVAKRFVKSYYEEPNRGYGMGVVTVFKKLRGNKFIDIESPAKEQFNGQGSWGNGGAMRIAPIALFSYQNYDKLLDTVKKVTQITHTHKVGIDGAILQAIAIYQSLHLNPNKELNVINFIDDLINKMDQIEKDEEGLGLSEPQPYKIQLGIIKSLISENNEDLHDEKVIQKLGNSVAALYSVPTAIFCFLRAQKPIIAIQTENPFRRAIQYAISLGGDTDTIGSMTGAIAGAFYGEEKISNNLLQHCEASEEFKVLGDKLFEVSIAQ, from the exons ATGGCTAAGATGGatctatcattattaaaaagtaaatttcgtGGTTCAATGCTTGGTGCTCTAATTGGTGATTGTATTGGTAGTCCTTATGATAATGAAGGTCAGTTGACACATGGCTCGAAATTAGTTTTACAAAAATCGTTTGATAAATTAGAAGGACCAATATTCAaag cacCTGTTATGCAGTTTACAGATGATTCTGCTATGACTTATTCCGTAGCTAAATCTTTGATTGAACAAAAGgaattagatattattgatGTTGCAAAAAGATttgttaaaagttattatgaAGAACCAAATCGAGGCTATGGGATGGGTGTTGTAACA gtatttaaaaaattacgggGTAACAAATTTATAGACATTGAAAGTCCAGCCAAGGAACAATTTAATGGTCAAGGTTCATGGGGAAATGGTGGAGCAATGAGAATTGCACCTATTGCACTATTCTCctatcaaaattatgacaAACTTTTAGATACAGTCAAAAAAGTAACTCAAATTACTCATACACATAAAGTCGGAATAGATGGTGCTATTTTACaa gcaATAGCAATTTATCAAAGTCTCCATTTAAACcctaataaagaattaaatgtaataaattttattgatgatttgattaataaaatggaccaaatagaaaaagatgaagaagg CTTAGGTTTGTCAGAACCGCAACcatacaaaatacaattaggtataataaaatcattaatatcagaaaataatgaagatcTACATGATGAAAAAGTTATACAGAAACTGGGAAATAGTGTTGCTGCTTTATATTCTGTACCTACtgcaatattttgttttttaagagCACAAAAACCAATCATAGCTATACAGACAGAAAATCCTTTTAGAAGAGCAATTCAATATGCT attagtTTAGGTGGTGATACAGACACTATCGGTAGCATGACAGGAGCCATTGCTGGTGCATTTtatggagaagaaaaaattagtaaCAATCTTTTACAACATTGCGAAGCTTCGgaagaatttaaagttttaggagataaattattcgaagtaTCAATAGCacaataa
- the LOC107996617 gene encoding ADP-ribosylhydrolase ARH3-like isoform X2, with the protein MAKMDLSLLKSKFRGSMLGALIGDCIGSPYDNEAPVMQFTDDSAMTYSVAKSLIEQKELDIIDVAKRFVKSYYEEPNRGYGMGVVTVFKKLRGNKFIDIESPAKEQFNGQGSWGNGGAMRIAPIALFSYQNYDKLLDTVKKVTQITHTHKVGIDGAILQAIAIYQSLHLNPNKELNVINFIDDLINKMDQIEKDEEGLGLSEPQPYKIQLGIIKSLISENNEDLHDEKVIQKLGNSVAALYSVPTAIFCFLRAQKPIIAIQTENPFRRAIQYAISLGGDTDTIGSMTGAIAGAFYGEEKISNNLLQHCEASEEFKVLGDKLFEVSIAQ; encoded by the exons ATGGCTAAGATGGatctatcattattaaaaagtaaatttcgtGGTTCAATGCTTGGTGCTCTAATTGGTGATTGTATTGGTAGTCCTTATGATAATGAAG cacCTGTTATGCAGTTTACAGATGATTCTGCTATGACTTATTCCGTAGCTAAATCTTTGATTGAACAAAAGgaattagatattattgatGTTGCAAAAAGATttgttaaaagttattatgaAGAACCAAATCGAGGCTATGGGATGGGTGTTGTAACA gtatttaaaaaattacgggGTAACAAATTTATAGACATTGAAAGTCCAGCCAAGGAACAATTTAATGGTCAAGGTTCATGGGGAAATGGTGGAGCAATGAGAATTGCACCTATTGCACTATTCTCctatcaaaattatgacaAACTTTTAGATACAGTCAAAAAAGTAACTCAAATTACTCATACACATAAAGTCGGAATAGATGGTGCTATTTTACaa gcaATAGCAATTTATCAAAGTCTCCATTTAAACcctaataaagaattaaatgtaataaattttattgatgatttgattaataaaatggaccaaatagaaaaagatgaagaagg CTTAGGTTTGTCAGAACCGCAACcatacaaaatacaattaggtataataaaatcattaatatcagaaaataatgaagatcTACATGATGAAAAAGTTATACAGAAACTGGGAAATAGTGTTGCTGCTTTATATTCTGTACCTACtgcaatattttgttttttaagagCACAAAAACCAATCATAGCTATACAGACAGAAAATCCTTTTAGAAGAGCAATTCAATATGCT attagtTTAGGTGGTGATACAGACACTATCGGTAGCATGACAGGAGCCATTGCTGGTGCATTTtatggagaagaaaaaattagtaaCAATCTTTTACAACATTGCGAAGCTTCGgaagaatttaaagttttaggagataaattattcgaagtaTCAATAGCacaataa
- the LOC107996597 gene encoding protein Tube, with amino-acid sequence MKTFNMMSQNTIYLDIELRKLRPAELYILSQILNISDSWKKLMAIIPKDDMPNLPKFNSEHFSMIEQAANHQRSAAEIFLSEWGTMGKKRPTLSVLLNFLVKAELFRAADYVAKDLLKVKVPERPKYGPATPVDISEEMKLLEEKEELENFNFNESLIFKLSSEGVDNKTINSNAMNDSSLERNIQLTKLISSKEEHSNEQLGNKKTLNTQMFDLMKFSLEQNKKECSKQEQIFKQKEMLSHELPVFLNEFKQTVEQTKLYQEVLSEELPIFVKNSTIPINQNLSNYHINDSLNLSNLNINKNEIITTELPQCVVEFCVNNEFN; translated from the exons atgaaaacatttaatatgatgtcacaaaatacaatttactTAGACATAGAATTACGAAAATTAAGACCAGCAGAATTGTATATACtttcacaaatattaaatatatcagattcatggaaaaaattaatggcAATTATACCAAAAGATGATATGCCTAATCttccaaaatttaattctgaaCATTTCag TATGATTGAACAAGCTGCAAATCATCAAAGAAGTGcagcagaaatatttttatcagaatGGGGCACAATGGGTAAAAAAAGACCAACATTAAgtgttttattgaattttttagtaaaagCAGAATTATTTAGAGCAGCCGATTATGTAgctaaagatttattaaaag tAAAGGTTCCCGAACGACCAAAATATGGACCAGCAACACCTGTAGATATTTcggaagaaatgaaattattagaagaaaaagaagaacttgaaaattttaatttcaatgaatctttaatatttaaattatcttctgAAGGTGttgataataaaacaattaattccaATGCAATGAATGACAGTTCTTTGGAAAGAAATATACAGTtaacaaaattgatttcttcAAAAGAGGAACATAGTAATGAACaattaggaaataaaaaaacattaaatacacAAATGtttgatttaatgaaatttagtcttgaacaaaataaaaaagaatgtagCAAGcaagaacaaatatttaaacaaaaagaaatgttgTCTCATGAGCTGCCTgtgtttttaaatgaatttaaacaaactgtagaacaaacaaaattatatcaagaaGTATTATCAGAGGAACTTCCAATTTTTGTGAAGAATAGTACAATtccaataaatcaaaatttatcgaattaccatataaatgattcattaaatttgtccaatctgaatattaataaaaatgaaataattactaCTGAATTGCCTCAATGTGTTGTTGAATTTTgtgtaaataatgaatttaattga